Proteins from a genomic interval of Narcine bancroftii isolate sNarBan1 chromosome 12, sNarBan1.hap1, whole genome shotgun sequence:
- the LOC138747672 gene encoding eukaryotic translation initiation factor 1b-like, which produces MSTCQNLLSFDPFADALKGEDLLPSGTGDYIHIRIQQRNGRKSLTTVQGIADEYDKKKLVKHFKKQFACNGTVIEHPEYGEVIQLQGDQRKNICKFLVQVGIVKDEQLKVHGF; this is translated from the exons ATGTCCACCTGCCAGAACCTGCTGAGCTTCG ATCCCTTTGCTGATGCACTTAAGGGCGAAGATCTCCTCCCTTCTGGGACTGGGGACTACATACACATAAGGATCCAACAGAGGAATGGTCGGAAAAGCCTCACCACTGTCCAAGGCATTGCGGATGAGTATGACAAAAAGAAGCTTGTCAAACACTTCAAAAAG CAATTTGCCTGCAATGGTACTGTGATTGAGCATCCCGAATACGGTGAGGTGATTCAACTTCAAGGAGACCAGCGCAAGAACATCTGCAAGTTCCTGGTGCAG GTTGGCATTGTTAAGGATGAACAACTCAAGGTCCATGGGTTCTAA
- the LOC138747674 gene encoding keratin, type I cytoskeletal 47 kDa-like, which yields MSRLPQSNLLWSSQSFSGRNSGYRGGGGGSLKSFGMGKGRVSSTSQSYAVSSFGGGSSLGLGSSLGLGSSLGLGSSLSMASHSQGGFAVNNEKAAMQDLNDRLALYLEKVRSLETSNKQMELQISQFFESSVTTPKDYSSYWATIKNLQGQINDLILGNSGTMLQVDNSKLAAEDFKNKYENELCIRTSVENDINGLRTMLDNMTLEKSQLETDIENLKEELIYIRKNHEDMLKELRTQVSGNVSVDVKAESSIDLVKALEKIRNKYDAMIKKDREETQEWYKQQCILVQQDVVDNTGALEGEKSQLSQLKHTYQGLETELQSLLSIIASLEANLNDTDCRYDEERRKLEGIISRLEMELGEIRIRLKSQTEEYSKILNIKCKLEQEISTYRTLLGGYGSQSTSQKTSQVVKTSAFESKSPVVQTTQKTYTVVEKIINGKVVSSQMEEVQMGN from the exons ATGAGCCGCCTGCCTCAAAGCAACCTGCTCTGGAGCTCGCAGAGCTTCTCCGGGCGAAACTCGGGCTATCGtggcggcggcggcggcagccTGAAGAGCTTCGGGATGGGCAAGGGGCGCGTCTCCTCCACCAGCCAGTCCTACGCTGTGTCGAGCTTCGGCGGCGGCTCCAGCCTGGGGCTCGGCTCCAGCCTGGGGCTCGGCTCCAGCCTGGGGCTCGGCTCCAGCTTGAGTATGGCATCTCACTCCCAAGGAGGCTTCGCCGTCAATAACGAGAAGGCGGCAATGCAGGATCTGAACGATCGCCTGGCCCTGTATCTGGAGAAGGTGCGCTCGCTGGAGACGTCCAACAAGCAGATGGAACTGCAGATCAGCCAGTTCTTTGAAAGCTCTGTCACCACCCCAAAGGACTACAGCTCCTACTGGGCAACAATCAAGAACCTGCAGGGCCAG ATTAATGACCTGATCCTGGGTAACTCTGGAACCATGCTACAGGTTGACAACTCCAAACTTGCAGCTGAAGACTTCAAAAACAA ATATGAGAATGAATTATGCATCAGGACGTCAGTAGAGAATGATATTAATGGACTGCGTACCATGTTGGATAACATGACGTTGGAAAAGAGCCAGTTGGAGACAGATATTGAGAACCTGAAGGAGGAGCTCATCTACATCAGGAAAAACCATGAGGAT atgttgaAGGAGCTGCGCACTCAGGTGTCTGGAAACGTTTCTGTGGATGTCAAAGCGGAAAGTTCCATTGACCTGGTGAAGGCTCTGGAAAAAATTCGGAATAAATATGATGCAATGATCAAGAAGGACAGGGAAGAAACTCAAGAATGGTACAAGCAGCAG TGTATTTTAGTGCAACAGGACGTTGTTGACAATACTGGAGCTCTTGAGGGGGAAAAGAGCCAGCTCAGCCAACTGAAGCACACCTACCAGGGACTGGAAACCGAGCTGCAGAGCCTCCTCAGTATA ATCGCTTCTCTTGAGGCAAATCTGAATGACACCGACTGCCGCTATGATGAGGAGAGGAGGAAACTTGAGGGCATTATCTCCAGACTGGAGATGGAGTTGGGAGAGATCCGCATTAGACTCAAATCTCAGACAGAGGAGTACTCCAAGATCCTGAATATTAAATGCAAGTTGGAGCAGGAAATTTCCACCTACCGCACACTACTGGGTGGATATGG GAGCCAATCCACTAGCCAAAAAACCAGCCAAGTAGTGAAGACTTCGGCCTTTGAATCAAAAA GCCCTGTTGTTCAAACTACGCAGAAGACCTACACTGTTGTGGAGAAAATTAttaatggaaaagtggtatcttCACAAATGGAGGAAGTTCAGATGGGAAATTAA